One window of Mediterraneibacter butyricigenes genomic DNA carries:
- a CDS encoding transposon-encoded TnpW family protein produces the protein MAENKQNTTPERRPDCVTEIRMGNTVLVVSGFFKKDTTDTAADKMMKVLEAEAAAGHKAQLST, from the coding sequence ATGGCAGAGAACAAGCAGAACACCACCCCGGAACGCCGCCCGGACTGCGTGACAGAGATCCGCATGGGCAACACCGTCCTTGTCGTTTCCGGCTTTTTCAAAAAAGATACCACCGACACCGCAGCCGATAAGATGATGAAAGTGCTGGAGGCGGAAGCCGCCGCAGGACACAAAGCCCAGCTTTCGACTTAA
- a CDS encoding ATP-binding protein, with the protein MSNLFTERVLNTAADTPQPEDYTGEDGLLYCGKCHTPKEAYFPEKQAALFGRDRHPAECNCQKAQRLEREAAEQRRKHLDTVEDLKRGGFTNPTMQEWTFANDNGKCPQMEIAHFYVEHWETMREENIGYLLWGKVGTGKSYFAGCIANALMEQEVAVRMTNFSAILNDLTASFEGRNEYIERLCRFPLLIIDDFGMERGTEYGLEQVYNVIDSRYRSRKPLIVTTNLTLDSLQNPLDTAHARIYDRLLEMCAPILFTGENFRRETAQAKLNRLKELMR; encoded by the coding sequence ATGAGTAATCTGTTTACGGAACGAGTTTTGAATACGGCGGCTGATACCCCGCAGCCGGAGGACTACACGGGCGAGGACGGGCTGCTTTACTGCGGCAAGTGCCACACACCGAAAGAAGCCTACTTCCCGGAAAAGCAAGCCGCCCTGTTTGGGCGTGACCGCCACCCGGCAGAATGTAACTGCCAGAAAGCCCAGCGTTTGGAACGTGAAGCCGCCGAGCAGCGCAGAAAACACCTTGATACCGTGGAGGACTTGAAACGCGGGGGATTTACCAATCCCACCATGCAGGAATGGACTTTTGCCAATGACAACGGGAAATGCCCGCAAATGGAGATTGCACACTTCTATGTGGAGCATTGGGAAACCATGCGCGAGGAAAATATCGGCTATCTGCTATGGGGCAAAGTCGGCACAGGGAAAAGCTATTTTGCCGGGTGTATCGCTAATGCTCTCATGGAGCAGGAAGTCGCTGTCCGCATGACGAATTTTTCTGCGATTTTGAATGACCTGACCGCCAGCTTTGAGGGGCGCAACGAGTATATCGAGCGTCTTTGCCGTTTCCCTCTGCTTATCATTGATGATTTTGGAATGGAGCGCGGCACAGAGTACGGTTTAGAACAGGTCTACAATGTGATTGACAGCCGCTACCGCAGCCGCAAGCCCCTAATCGTCACCACCAATCTGACATTGGACAGCCTGCAAAATCCGCTGGACACCGCTCATGCCCGGATTTATGACCGCCTTTTGGAAATGTGCGCCCCTATCCTCTTTACAGGCGAGAACTTCCGCCGTGAAACGGCGCAAGCCAAGCTGAACAGGCTGAAAGAATTGATGAGATGA
- a CDS encoding phage replisome organizer N-terminal domain-containing protein, giving the protein MADNRKYYYLKLKENFFDSDSVVLLEDMKDGILYSNILLKLYLKSLKNGGRLQLDEHIPYTAQMIATLTRHQIGTVERALSIFQQLGLVEQLDCGLLYMTDIELMIGQSSTEAERKRAARLENKALLPPRTNGGHLSDIRPPEIEIKKEIDIELEKEGELKGQAPARSYGRYENVFLTDTELSELQAELPEKWAYYIERLSGYIASTGKKYKNHAATIRRWAADDTAKAAPKQGIPEYTCKEGESL; this is encoded by the coding sequence ATGGCAGATAACCGCAAATATTACTACCTCAAACTGAAAGAAAACTTCTTCGACAGCGATTCCGTTGTGCTGTTGGAGGACATGAAAGACGGGATTTTGTATTCCAATATTCTCTTGAAGCTGTACTTAAAATCGCTGAAAAATGGCGGCAGATTACAGCTTGACGAGCATATCCCCTATACCGCCCAGATGATAGCCACGCTGACCCGTCACCAAATCGGGACGGTGGAACGGGCATTATCCATCTTCCAGCAGTTAGGGCTTGTGGAGCAGCTTGACTGCGGGCTGCTCTATATGACCGACATTGAGCTGATGATCGGTCAATCCTCTACCGAAGCGGAACGGAAACGAGCCGCAAGGCTTGAAAATAAGGCACTTTTGCCGCCGCGGACAAATGGCGGACATTTGTCCGACATTCGTCCACCAGAGATAGAGATAAAGAAAGAGATAGATATAGAGTTAGAAAAAGAGGGAGAGTTAAAGGGACAAGCCCCCGCCCGCAGCTACGGCAGATATGAGAATGTATTTCTGACCGATACGGAGCTTTCCGAACTGCAAGCGGAGCTGCCCGAAAAATGGGCGTACTACATTGAGCGTCTTTCCGGCTATATCGCGTCCACGGGCAAGAAATATAAAAACCACGCCGCCACTATCCGCAGATGGGCGGCAGACGATACCGCAAAGGCTGCCCCGAAACAGGGCATACCCGAATACACCTGCAAGGAGGGCGAGAGCTTATGA
- a CDS encoding relaxase/mobilization nuclease domain-containing protein yields MATFKHISSKNADYGAAEQYLTFEHDEFTMKPTLDENGRLMLREDYRIATLNCGGEDFAVACMRSNLRYGKNQKREDVKSHHYIISFDPRDAADNGLTVDRAQMLGEEFCRKQFPGHQAIVCTHPDGHNHSGNIHVHIVINSLRIAEVPFLPYMDRPADTRVGCKHRCTDAAMEYFKAEVMELCHRENLYQIDLLHGSKNRITEREYWAQRKGQAKLDEKAAALPAGEQPAKSTKFETDKEKLRQTIRAALSSAASYDEFAAVLLQQGVTVKESRGRLSYLTPDRTKPITARKLGDDFDRTAVLALLEQNAHRAAEQTAAVPEYPRSIRERLQGKKAVQTTPKKDSIQRMVDRAAKRAEGKGVGYDRWAAVHNLKQMAATVAAYGQYGYSPEELDAALVSANADLQDSTAKLKALDAAIREKKELQTQVLAYVKTKPARDGLKVQKTEKARITYRERHESDFIIADAAARYFRAHGVSKLPSYKALQAEIEQLTAEKNAHYNEYREKKARVRELHTVKSNLSQILKGEKDREKKHEQER; encoded by the coding sequence TTGGCAACATTCAAACATATCAGCTCTAAAAATGCGGACTATGGCGCAGCCGAGCAGTACCTCACCTTTGAACATGACGAGTTTACCATGAAGCCCACCCTTGATGAAAACGGGCGGCTCATGCTTCGGGAGGACTACCGAATTGCAACGCTGAACTGCGGCGGCGAAGATTTTGCCGTTGCCTGTATGCGCTCCAATCTCCGCTATGGGAAGAACCAGAAGCGGGAAGATGTAAAAAGTCACCACTACATTATCAGCTTTGACCCACGGGACGCAGCGGACAACGGTTTGACCGTAGACCGGGCGCAGATGTTGGGCGAAGAATTTTGCCGGAAACAGTTTCCCGGACACCAAGCCATTGTCTGCACCCACCCGGACGGACACAACCACAGCGGCAATATCCATGTGCATATCGTTATCAATTCCCTGCGGATAGCGGAAGTTCCGTTCCTGCCCTACATGGACAGACCGGCAGACACCCGCGTCGGGTGTAAACACCGCTGCACAGACGCGGCGATGGAATATTTCAAAGCCGAAGTCATGGAACTGTGCCACCGGGAAAACCTCTATCAAATCGACCTTTTGCATGGCAGCAAGAACCGCATTACCGAGCGTGAGTATTGGGCGCAGCGGAAAGGACAGGCAAAGCTGGACGAGAAAGCCGCTGCGCTGCCAGCCGGAGAACAGCCCGCCAAGTCCACAAAGTTTGAAACGGATAAGGAAAAGTTGCGGCAGACCATACGCGCCGCGCTGTCCTCTGCCGCCAGCTATGACGAGTTCGCCGCCGTTCTTTTGCAGCAGGGCGTGACCGTCAAGGAGAGCCGGGGACGGCTATCTTATCTCACGCCGGACAGGACAAAGCCCATTACCGCCCGCAAGCTGGGCGATGATTTTGACCGCACCGCCGTTCTTGCCCTTTTGGAACAGAACGCCCACAGAGCCGCCGAGCAGACCGCAGCCGTACCCGAATACCCCCGCAGCATAAGGGAGCGTTTGCAGGGCAAAAAAGCTGTCCAAACCACCCCGAAAAAGGACAGCATTCAGCGCATGGTTGACCGGGCGGCAAAACGGGCGGAGGGAAAAGGCGTGGGCTATGACCGCTGGGCGGCAGTCCACAATCTGAAACAAATGGCGGCTACCGTTGCCGCCTACGGGCAGTACGGCTATTCGCCGGAGGAACTGGACGCAGCCCTTGTATCTGCCAATGCGGATTTACAGGACAGCACCGCCAAATTGAAAGCTCTGGACGCTGCTATCCGGGAGAAAAAAGAGCTTCAGACACAAGTGCTTGCCTATGTTAAAACTAAGCCTGCCCGTGACGGTTTGAAAGTGCAGAAAACAGAGAAAGCCCGCATTACCTACCGGGAGCGGCACGAAAGCGATTTTATTATAGCGGACGCTGCCGCCCGTTATTTCCGGGCGCATGGCGTTTCCAAGCTGCCAAGTTATAAAGCCCTGCAAGCGGAAATTGAGCAGCTTACCGCCGAAAAGAACGCCCATTACAACGAATACCGAGAGAAAAAAGCCCGTGTCAGGGAGCTGCATACCGTGAAAAGCAATCTTTCTCAAATCCTGAAAGGCGAGAAAGACAGAGAGAAAAAGCACGAACAGGAGCGTTAA
- a CDS encoding plasmid mobilization protein: MKKKYNTPHRSHVVKTRMTEEEYADFTERLKHYDMSQAEFIRQAITRATIRPIVTVSPVNDELLSAVGRLTAEYGKIGGNLNQIARALNEYGTPYNALSVEVRTAISDLAALKFEVLRKVGDAVGNIQTYQL; this comes from the coding sequence TTGAAGAAAAAATACAACACGCCCCACCGCAGTCATGTGGTCAAAACTCGCATGACCGAGGAAGAATACGCCGACTTTACCGAGCGGCTGAAACACTATGACATGAGCCAAGCCGAATTTATCCGGCAAGCCATCACACGGGCGACTATTCGCCCCATCGTTACCGTTTCCCCGGTCAATGATGAACTGCTGTCCGCCGTTGGCAGGCTGACCGCTGAATACGGAAAAATCGGCGGCAACCTCAATCAGATCGCCCGCGCCCTCAATGAGTACGGCACACCATATAACGCCCTGTCCGTTGAAGTCCGCACCGCCATTTCTGACCTTGCCGCCTTGAAGTTTGAAGTCTTGCGAAAGGTAGGTGACGCTGTTGGCAACATTCAAACATATCAGCTCTAA